GAACCGGCGAGATCGAAGGCCGCGTGTGGGATCGGGTCGATGAGTTCGCGACGCGCTTCGACAAGGACGATTTCGTCCTGGCGCGCGGCAAGGCCAGCGTTTATCTGGGCAAGATGCAACTGGTCGTGCAGGAGTTGGAAAAGCTCGGCGACGAGCAGGTCGATCTCGGCGATTTTCTGCCGGTCAGCGGCCGCGACGGCGCGGAGATGGAGGCGGAGCTCTCGGCCAAGGTGTCATCCCTGGGCGATCCCCATCTGCGCGCGCTGCTGGAGGCCTTTTTCGGCGACGACGAATTTCGCCGCCGCTATTGCACGGCACCCGCCGCCAAGTCCATGCATCACGTGTACCTGGGCGGCCTGCTCGAACACAGCCTTGCCGTGGCCGACCTGGTGGAAGATATTTGCCGGCGCTATCCCGGCCTCAACCGCGATCTGCTGTTGGTCGGGGCCCTGCTTCACGATGTCGGCAAGGTCGATGAGCTCTGCTATGAGCGCTCCTTCGACTACACCGACGAGGGCAAGCTCATCGGCCACATCGTCATGGGCGTGGAGATGGTCGACGAGAAGGTTCGCGCCATCCCCGGCTTTCCCTCCCGCACCGCGGTGCTGCTCAAGCACCTGCTGCTCTCCCATCATGGCCAGTACGAATTCGGCTCGCCCAAGCGTCCCAAAACCCTGGAGGCGGTCATCCTCAATTTTCTTGACGATCTGGACTCCAAAATCAACGGCGTGCGCACGCATATGGAGCGCGAGCCCGACAGCACCAGCGGATGGACGGCCTATCACCGCCTCTACGACCGCTACTTCTTCAAGGATGTTTCATCCGGCGGGCCGCAGGCGGGCACCGAGGCGCCTTCCGTCGAGCCTGCGCCGGTTTGCGTACCTCAACCCAAGGCGCAACCCCGCGAGGAGCGCCCCAAAGCCGAGGTGGCCAGGGATGCGCAACGCGGGGAACGCCGCCCACGGTCCCTGAGTTTTACCCTCGGCGATCAGTTGCGCGGCAAAAGCCTTGATCTTTTCGCCGACAACGAGAAGGAGTGACCCGTGATTCTGCAGCGCATTCCCGTCGGACCTTTGCAGGTCAACTGTTTCATCGTCGGTTGTCCCCAGACGCGCGAGGCGGCGATCATCGATCCCGGCGACGAAGGCGAGCGCATTCTGGATGCCTTGCGGCGCCTGGAGCTGACGGCGACCCTGATCATCAACACCCACGGACATTTCGATCATATCGGCGCCAACCGCCTGCTGGCGGAGCGAACCGGCGCCGCGCTGCTTATTCATCGGGCCGATCTGCCGCTGCTGGAACAGGCCGCGCGGCATGCCGCCATGTACGGTTTGCAGGTGACGGACTCCGTTGCCCCGACGCGCCTGCTCGAAGGTGGGGAAACCCTGGCCCTGGGCAGCCTGAGCATCCGGGTTCTGCCCACCCCCGGCCATTCCCCGGGTGGCATTTCCCTGCTGGTGGACGGGCATGTGTTCACAGGAGATGCCCTGTTCGCGGGGTCCATCGGGCGTACCGATCTGCCCGGCAGCAACACCGAACAGCTTCTCGCGGCGATTCGCGAGCAGCTGCTGAGTCTGCCTGAGCAGACCGTCGTTCATCCCGGCCATGGTCCCGATACCAGCATCGGCCGGGAAAAACTGTCCAACCCCTTTTTCTGAGGTCGCTTCGGCGACTTTCGCGGGAATCGCCATGCTTCTGCGTGAAAAAACCATCGTTCTCGGGGTCTGCGGCGGCATCGCCGCCTACAAGGCGGCGGAGCTGGTGCGTCTCTACGTCAAGGCGGGGGCCGAGGTCCATGTGATCATGACCCGCAGCGCCCAGGAGTTCGTCACGCCTCTCACCTTTCAGACCCTGACCGGCAACCCGGTGCACACCGAGATGTTCAACCTTTTGCAGGAACGCGAGATCGGCCACATTTCCCTGGCTGATCGCGCCGATGTCTTCGTGATCGCGCCGGCCACGGCCAATCTGGTCGGCAAGGTGGCGGCCGGTCTCGCCGACGATCTGCTCAGCACCTCCCTCATGGCCACCAAGGCGCCGGTGCTTTTTGCTCCGGCGATGAACGTCAACATGTGGGACAACCCCATCTATCAGCAGAACCAGGCGCGGCTCAAGGCGCTTGGCTATCGGTTTGTCGATCCGGCAACGGGTTTTCTCGCCTGCGGCTGGGAAGGTAAGGGCAAGTTGGCCGATCCCGCGGAGATCTTCGAAGAAACCCTGGCGCTTTTGACGCCTCAGGATTTTGCCGGCGAGACGGTGCTGGTGACCGCCGGGCCGACCCGCGAGGAAATCGACCCGGTGCGTTTCATCAGCAACTATTCGTCCGGCAAGATGGGCTATGCCCTGGCCCGGGCGGCTCGCCTGCGCGGCGCCCGCGTGATCCTGGTGAGCGGCCCCAGTGCTCTGGACGTGCCCTGGGGCGTGGAGCGCCTGGCCGTGGTGAGCGCCGAGGAAATGCGCAAGGCGGTGCTGTCGCGCTGGGAGGAGACGACGGTGGTCATCAAGGCGGCCGCCGTGGCCGATTACCGGCCCGCCGTGCGCGCCGCGACCAAGGTCAAGAAGGAAGGGCAGGAGACCCTGAGTCTGGCCCTGGAGAAAAATCCCGACATTCTCGCCGAACTCGGTCGGCGCAAGGATCATCGTTTTTTGGTGGGTTTCGCCGCCGAGACCGGCGATCTGCTGGAGAATGCCCGCAAGAAGCTTCGCGCCAAGAACCTTGACCTGATGGTCGCCAACGACGTGACGCAAGAGCGCGCCGGTTTTGACGTGGATACCAACATCGTGCGGCTGCTGGGTCCGGACGGCGCCGAGGAAGCGCTCCCCGAAATGAGCAAGGACGATGTGGCCCGCCATATTCTCGACCGCATCCTTGCGCTGCGTCGTAAGGGCTGAAATCAGGCGTTGGACAGCAGATCCAGCACTTCCTTGGGGCGGATGATGCCTTCGCGGAAGCGCTGTTTGAGGCCGTTGACGATGGCCTGCGCTTCGGCATCGCTGATTTTTCCCTCCAGCCACAGCAGGTGCAGGTTCTTGCGGATCATGCGCGCGGCGGCAATGGCGCGCTCTCCCGTGGGGTCGGCTTTCCAGTAGGGACTTTCATCCATGAGCATGAGCACGCTTTCGGCCGCTTCGCAGGCCAGGCCGAAATATTCCCGTCGGCTGGTTTCGGGCAGTTCGAAGCGCGAAGTTGAGGAAAGGGAGCGCAGAACCTTTTGCCACTGCTGCAGACGATTGAGCAGCAGCAGCGAGTTGAAAATGCGTTTGTTGGTGTTGAAGGAAAAGATGGTGTCGGCGAGCACGCTGCGCATCATGGTGTCGTTTTCGCGAAAATCCAGGCGTGCGAGATTGCGGGCGATGCTCCAGACCTCGCGCGGCACCTCGGCCTCGAAGCGCAGTTCCCAGTAGGCGTGATTGAGCATCACGGTGTTGAAGCTGCGCACCATCTTGAAGGGCACGAAGTAGGAATGGGCGATGGTGTCCGCCGCCAGATGGGTGATATAGCCGTAGGCGCAGGCCTTTTGCCGGTCGGTCACCGAGGCCGCAAGAATTTTGCGTCCCAGTCGCCAGGAATGGCAGTGGTTGAGGTAGTGAGTGAACTTCTTGCCGATGGTGATGTCGGCACTGATGCATCCATAGAGAAAATCCTGCGGATGCGCCATCAGCAAAGTCTGGAGTGCCGCCGGCAGAAGGTGAAGTTTGTCGAGGATATGGCTGCCGAGTTGCAGATGGATACCGATGCCCCAGGCGAGGGCCTCGGTCGGCCACAGCAGGAGACTCAGGGCGACAGCCAGAATTATGGTGAAAGCCATCAGGCACCTTGTCGTTTTCTTTACCGAAAAGGATAGAATACCCCCGGTGCCCTGTAAAGAGAGCAATCGTCGGCGTCGATGAAAAAGGACCTTCTGGAAATCAGTCGCCAGGCCCGCGCCCTGCTGCAGGACATGCACCTGCTCGGGGTGCGCGATCTGGTCATGCCTCCTGGCATCGAGACGGTCTCGGAGTTGCCGGTCTGCCCCCTGCACGTCACCGGCATCGATCGTGGCGGCAGCGTTTTGTGCCGTCAGGAAACCCTCGAGGAAATTCGCGCCGAGCTGGAAAACTGCCGCCGCTGTCCGCTTTGCGAGGGGCGCCGCAACATCGTGTTCGGGGTCGGCAATCCCCAGGCGTCTCTGGTGTTTGTCGGCGAAGCACCGGGTCGCGAGGAGGACGAACGGGGCGAGCCCTTCGTCGGCGAGGCCGGCCGGCTCCTCGATCGCATCCTTTTTGCCATGGGTTTGAGCCGCGGCGAGGTCTACATCTGCAACGTGGAAAAGTGCCGCCCGCCCCAGAACCGCGATCCGCGCCCCGAGGAAATCGCGGCCTGCGAACCCTACCTCAAGCGCCAGCTGGCTGCCATCAACCCGCGCGTCATCGTTGCCCTGGGACGCATCGCCGTGCAGAGCCTGCTGCGTGAACAGACCGCCATCAGCCGCCTGCGCGGGCGCTGGCACCAGTACGAAGGGATTCCCCTCATGCCGACCTATCATCCGGCCTACCTGCTGCGCAATCCGGCGGGCAAGCGCGAGGTGTGGGAAGACATGAAGCAGGTTCTCAAGCGTTTGCGGGAAGAGAGCTGAAACCTCTCATGCTGGAATTTGAAGGCATCCGCAAAACGCGTTCGCGCGACGGCAAGTCCCGGCTGGTTCTGGACGGACTCAGTCTTCGCTTGGCATCCCATCTGATCACCGCCGTCGTCGGCCCCTCGGGCTGCGGCAAAACCACCCTGATCCGCCTGGCCAATCGCCTGGAAGAACCTGACGCCGGCCGCATCCTGCTTGCTGGGAGAGATGTACGCTCCCTGGATCCCTTGGATTTGCGTCGGCGCGTCGGCCTGGTGGGGCAGCTGCCCTTCATGTTTCCCGGCACGGTGCTCGACAACTTGGGCAAAACTTTCGCCCTGCGCCGCATGACGGCGCCGGCGCCGGATTCGGAGCAGATGCTCGAGCTTCTTGATCTCTGTCAGATTCCTCCGGAACTGCTCGGCCAGGATGCGCGGCGCCTCTCGCCGGGTCAGCAACAGCGTGTCAGTCTGGCCCGTGCTCTCATCGCCGGCCCGGATGTACTGCTGCTCGACGAGCCGACCAGCGCCCTCGATCGTCCCACCGCCGACCGCTTGTCGATGATGCTGCGTGACCTGGCCCGGTCGCGGGGGCTGACCATTCTCATGGTGACTCACGATCTGCGCCTGGCCGAACGATGCGCCGAGCGCCTCGCTTTTCTCAACGAAGGACGGATTCTGGAGGAAGGGGCCGCCGGCGAGGTGCTGCGCAACCCGCGTCATGAGAGCCTGCGCCGATTTCTGCGGGAACCCACGGGTCTTGAGGATCATTCATGAGTGAGGCCACAATTCTTGACCTGAGCCTGCCGGATTTGCTTCTCGCCTATGGCCTGCTGTTGCTGGTGGTGGGACTGGCGCGTTTGCGTGATGCGGGTCAGGAACGCGATCTTGTCTGGGCGTCCCTGCGCATGGTCGCACAGCTTCTTCTGGTCGGCTACCTGCTGCATTGGATCTTTGCCTGGAACCGTCCCCTGCCGGTGCTGGTCCTGCTGGTTCTGATGTTTGGATTCGCGGTGCAGGTCATCGGCCGGCGCGTCAGTCGCAAAATGCCCGGTTTCTACCGGGTTCTGACCATCGCGCTCATGCTGGGCTGCGGGTTGGTGACCTTTTTGTTCTGCGTGGTCATCGTCGGTCCCACACCCTGGTACGATCCGCGCTATCTCATTCCCCTCACCGGCATGATTATCGGCAATTCCATGAATGGCGCCACTCTCGCCGCCGAGCGCCTCAGCGCCGAGATGCATGAGCGGCGCCAGGAAATCGAAACCGCCCTGTGCCTGGGGGCCAGTTCCGCCCAGGCCGGCCGCGAAGCCTTGCGCGGCGCGTTTCGCGCGGCCCTCATCCCCGCGACCAATTCCATGGCGGCCATGGGTATCGTGTTTCTCCCCGGCATGATGACCGGTCAGATCCTCTCGGGCACCGAACCCATGATCGCGGTACGCTACCAGATCGGCATCATGTTCGCCATCACCGGGGCGGTGGGTTTGACCAGCTTTCTCATCGTCTCCCAGGGGATCCGCCGCTACTTTACCTCGGCCCACCAATTGCTTGATGTCGATTGAATTTCTGCGGTTGCACAACGACAAAAGCCGCCCCGAATGGGGCGGCTTTTGTCGTTGTATATCTTTTCAATGCGGCTGGTTTGAGGAGGGATACTCGTCGCGGCCTCGCAAGGGAATGATCTTGGCGTTGTGACGGGCCGCGCGCCGCTCAAGCATGATTTTTTCCGGATCGTTGATGGTTTCCTGAAATTGAGCAAACTGCTGCCAAAATATTTCGACCATCTTGTTCATACGCATGATCGGGTCTTTGTATTTACGCAGCCGGCAATCGATGGTGAATTGCAAGCCGTAAGCGCGTTGTCGACACTCCTCGGGAAAACTTTCGATCGTTTGAGCGATCAAAAGTCTACGTTGTTCTTCAAACTTCTCGGGATCTTCTTGATAGAGCGAACTCAGTCCTTCAAACATTTGTTCTGTTGCGCGTTTGTCAGAAGTCATAAGTGCCCCCTCATTATTTTTAAATTACATTTTTTTCTTTTTCTCATACTTATACTATTACTTCATAAGTGATTGTTTTGCAAATAGAAATTTTATTGACAGAAAGGCGGGGCGTTTTGGTGGGCAGGATTTATATTTTTCTGTAATGAAAGAAAATGCAAAGAACATTTCGTAAAATTTTATGCGTCAATTCCGAGACGTTTGATCTTTTCGACCAGGGTGGTGCGGTTGATGCCGAGCAGCGCGGCGGCGCGCGCCTTGATGCCCTGGCCCAGTTCGAGGGCCTCGCGGATCATGGCGCGCTCGATGTCGCCGATGATGCGGTTCATGTCGATGCCCTCCTCGGTGACGCGCGGCGCAAGAATCGCGCGGTCAACGCCTCCGGATTCCTGCCCGGCGATGGACGCGGGCAGGTCTCGCAGACCGATGATTTCACCGTCGGTCAGGGCCACGGTACGCTCCATGAGGTTTTCCAATTCGCGGACATTGCCCGGCCAGGAATAGGCTTCGAGGGCGGTCATCGCCTCGGGGGAGATGGACATGAGGGGCCGATTCATCTCGCGACAGAATTTCTGCAGAAAGCTGCGCGCGAGCAATGCGATGTCCTCGCGGCGCTCGCGCAGCGGCGGCAAGACGATGGGAATGACGTTGAGGCGATAGTAGAGATCCTCGCGAAACTGCCCCTGCCTCACTTCCTGCTCCAGGTTGGCGTTGGTCGCGGAGATGACGCGCACATCAAGCTTGATGCCGCGCGTCGAGCCGACCCGCTCCACTTCCTGTTCCTGCAGCACCCGCAGCAGTTTCATCTGCAGGTGCATGGGCATGGTGCCGATTTCATCGAGAAAGATGGTGCCGCCGTTGGCGGCTTCGAAGCGGCCCGCCTTGTCGGCCACGGCGCCGGTGAAGGAGCCGCGCACATGCCCAAAGAGTTCGCTCTCCAGCAATTCCGCAGGAATCGCGCCGCAGTTGATGGCGATGAAGGGTTTTTCCTTGCGCGGGCTGCTGTAGTGAATGGCCTTGGCGACCAATTCCTTGCCGGTGCCCGATTCGCCGAGGATGAGAATGGTGGAATCGGTGTTGACGATGCGCTCCATGCGCGAGAAGACCTGCTGCATGGCCAGGCTGTTGCCGATGATGTTGTCGAACTTGTATTTGCCGCGCAACTGCTGGCGCAGGTAGAGGTTTTCGGCGACCAGGCGGCTTTTTTCCACCGCCTTGGCGACGATGACCTTGAGCTTTTCGAAGTTGAAGGGCTTGGTGATGTAGTCGAAGGCGCCCTCCTTCATGGCCTCCACGGCGGTTTCCGCCGAGGCGTTGCCGGTGATGAGGATGACGCTGGTGTAGGGGGATTCCTCCTTGACGCGCTTGAGGATGTCGATGCCGCTCACGCCGGGCAGAAAAAGATCGGAAATGATGATCTCGAAAGGGGTTTTCTGCATGATCTCCAGGGCTTCCTCGCCGCTGGCGGCCGATTGCACCTGATAGCCCGAATGGGACAGCAGCAGGCTCAAGGCCTGACGGTTGTGCCCTTCATCATCGATGACGAGAATTTGCGTGGGCTGTTTCATGCGGCGGCCCCCCCCGTATTTCGATCTGGAGCGTCATTTGTTTGACGGGTCAAGGTAGCACGGGCGTCAGCTTCGGCGCAAGAGGGTCGCCGGTCCCACGGCTGGGAAATAATTGGAGGGCCCGCAGGAAGTGCAATTGACAAGGCGAGGGCTTCGGCTACTCTTTCCTTATGAAACGATTTCAGCGGGTTATCTCATTTTTGTTGCTGATGTTGCCGGCCTTGGTGCTGGGCGCGTCGCCCAGCTCGGCCGTCGAGGTGGTGCCGTCGAGCGCGGCGCGGATCAACATCGTGCGTATCGCCGACGTCATCAACCCGGTGGTGGCGCGGTTCATCATCGACGAGATCGATCGCACCAACCGCGAGGGCATGCGTGCCTTTCTCCTCGAACTCGACACGCCGGGAGGCCTGGACACCTCCATGCGTGAGATCATCCAGGGGATTCTCAACTCCACGGCGCCGGTCATCGTCTATGTCTCGCCCAAGGGGGCGCGCGCGGCTTCGGCCGGGGCCCTGATCACCCTGGCGGCCGATTTCGCGGCCATGGCGCCGGGCACCAACATCGGGGCATCGACCCCCGTCGCCCTGGGCGGCGGGGGGGGCGGCGAGCAGGATCAGGCGATGATGGAAAAGGTGCTGCAGGATGCCGTGGCCTACGCGCGCAGCCTCGCCGAGCAGCGTGGGCGCAACAAGGAGTGGGCCGAACGGATCGTGCGCGAGGGGTTGTCCTCTCCGGCGAGCGAAGCCCTGGAACTGCAGGTCATCGATCTGATCGCCGAGGACGAGGCCGATCTGCTCGCGCAACTGCACGGACGGCGCTACCTGCGTGCCGGTCAGGCGCTGGTTCTCGAGACCCAGGGGGCCGAACTGGTGCGGGCCGAAATGAACTGGCGCCAGCGCATCCTCACCGCCATCAGCAATCCCAACGTGGCCTATCTGCTGCTCATGCTCGGGTTTCTCGGCATTTTCTTC
This portion of the Geoalkalibacter sp. genome encodes:
- a CDS encoding ABC transporter permease, producing MSEATILDLSLPDLLLAYGLLLLVVGLARLRDAGQERDLVWASLRMVAQLLLVGYLLHWIFAWNRPLPVLVLLVLMFGFAVQVIGRRVSRKMPGFYRVLTIALMLGCGLVTFLFCVVIVGPTPWYDPRYLIPLTGMIIGNSMNGATLAAERLSAEMHERRQEIETALCLGASSAQAGREALRGAFRAALIPATNSMAAMGIVFLPGMMTGQILSGTEPMIAVRYQIGIMFAITGAVGLTSFLIVSQGIRRYFTSAHQLLDVD
- a CDS encoding MBL fold metallo-hydrolase produces the protein MILQRIPVGPLQVNCFIVGCPQTREAAIIDPGDEGERILDALRRLELTATLIINTHGHFDHIGANRLLAERTGAALLIHRADLPLLEQAARHAAMYGLQVTDSVAPTRLLEGGETLALGSLSIRVLPTPGHSPGGISLLVDGHVFTGDALFAGSIGRTDLPGSNTEQLLAAIREQLLSLPEQTVVHPGHGPDTSIGREKLSNPFF
- a CDS encoding DUF3135 domain-containing protein, which produces MTSDKRATEQMFEGLSSLYQEDPEKFEEQRRLLIAQTIESFPEECRQRAYGLQFTIDCRLRKYKDPIMRMNKMVEIFWQQFAQFQETINDPEKIMLERRAARHNAKIIPLRGRDEYPSSNQPH
- a CDS encoding sigma-54-dependent transcriptional regulator produces the protein MKQPTQILVIDDEGHNRQALSLLLSHSGYQVQSAASGEEALEIMQKTPFEIIISDLFLPGVSGIDILKRVKEESPYTSVILITGNASAETAVEAMKEGAFDYITKPFNFEKLKVIVAKAVEKSRLVAENLYLRQQLRGKYKFDNIIGNSLAMQQVFSRMERIVNTDSTILILGESGTGKELVAKAIHYSSPRKEKPFIAINCGAIPAELLESELFGHVRGSFTGAVADKAGRFEAANGGTIFLDEIGTMPMHLQMKLLRVLQEQEVERVGSTRGIKLDVRVISATNANLEQEVRQGQFREDLYYRLNVIPIVLPPLRERREDIALLARSFLQKFCREMNRPLMSISPEAMTALEAYSWPGNVRELENLMERTVALTDGEIIGLRDLPASIAGQESGGVDRAILAPRVTEEGIDMNRIIGDIERAMIREALELGQGIKARAAALLGINRTTLVEKIKRLGIDA
- a CDS encoding NfeD family protein; translation: MLPALVLGASPSSAVEVVPSSAARINIVRIADVINPVVARFIIDEIDRTNREGMRAFLLELDTPGGLDTSMREIIQGILNSTAPVIVYVSPKGARAASAGALITLAADFAAMAPGTNIGASTPVALGGGGGGEQDQAMMEKVLQDAVAYARSLAEQRGRNKEWAERIVREGLSSPASEALELQVIDLIAEDEADLLAQLHGRRYLRAGQALVLETQGAELVRAEMNWRQRILTAISNPNVAYLLLMLGFLGIFFELSNPGAIVPGAIGAIALLLAFFGLQTLPVNYVGVLLLLLAIVLFMLEIYVSSYGMLTVGGLLSLALGSLMLIDTADPTLQISRAVIFATVLVCGGFFILVIYFVTRTQRRPAYSGAEGLVGERGTAQSAIAPEGKVFVHGELWTARSAEPIESGETVEVVAMIPGMKLEVRRIDASRDAQARS
- a CDS encoding ATP-binding cassette domain-containing protein, producing MLEFEGIRKTRSRDGKSRLVLDGLSLRLASHLITAVVGPSGCGKTTLIRLANRLEEPDAGRILLAGRDVRSLDPLDLRRRVGLVGQLPFMFPGTVLDNLGKTFALRRMTAPAPDSEQMLELLDLCQIPPELLGQDARRLSPGQQQRVSLARALIAGPDVLLLDEPTSALDRPTADRLSMMLRDLARSRGLTILMVTHDLRLAERCAERLAFLNEGRILEEGAAGEVLRNPRHESLRRFLREPTGLEDHS
- a CDS encoding uracil-DNA glycosylase; this translates as MKKDLLEISRQARALLQDMHLLGVRDLVMPPGIETVSELPVCPLHVTGIDRGGSVLCRQETLEEIRAELENCRRCPLCEGRRNIVFGVGNPQASLVFVGEAPGREEDERGEPFVGEAGRLLDRILFAMGLSRGEVYICNVEKCRPPQNRDPRPEEIAACEPYLKRQLAAINPRVIVALGRIAVQSLLREQTAISRLRGRWHQYEGIPLMPTYHPAYLLRNPAGKREVWEDMKQVLKRLREES
- the coaBC gene encoding bifunctional phosphopantothenoylcysteine decarboxylase/phosphopantothenate--cysteine ligase CoaBC codes for the protein MLLREKTIVLGVCGGIAAYKAAELVRLYVKAGAEVHVIMTRSAQEFVTPLTFQTLTGNPVHTEMFNLLQEREIGHISLADRADVFVIAPATANLVGKVAAGLADDLLSTSLMATKAPVLFAPAMNVNMWDNPIYQQNQARLKALGYRFVDPATGFLACGWEGKGKLADPAEIFEETLALLTPQDFAGETVLVTAGPTREEIDPVRFISNYSSGKMGYALARAARLRGARVILVSGPSALDVPWGVERLAVVSAEEMRKAVLSRWEETTVVIKAAAVADYRPAVRAATKVKKEGQETLSLALEKNPDILAELGRRKDHRFLVGFAAETGDLLENARKKLRAKNLDLMVANDVTQERAGFDVDTNIVRLLGPDGAEEALPEMSKDDVARHILDRILALRRKG
- a CDS encoding 3'-5' exoribonuclease YhaM family protein: MKKVFVADVQERDWVESPFLVRDKIMAMAKNGKPYMTLKLMDRTGEIEGRVWDRVDEFATRFDKDDFVLARGKASVYLGKMQLVVQELEKLGDEQVDLGDFLPVSGRDGAEMEAELSAKVSSLGDPHLRALLEAFFGDDEFRRRYCTAPAAKSMHHVYLGGLLEHSLAVADLVEDICRRYPGLNRDLLLVGALLHDVGKVDELCYERSFDYTDEGKLIGHIVMGVEMVDEKVRAIPGFPSRTAVLLKHLLLSHHGQYEFGSPKRPKTLEAVILNFLDDLDSKINGVRTHMEREPDSTSGWTAYHRLYDRYFFKDVSSGGPQAGTEAPSVEPAPVCVPQPKAQPREERPKAEVARDAQRGERRPRSLSFTLGDQLRGKSLDLFADNEKE
- a CDS encoding zinc dependent phospholipase C family protein; translation: MAFTIILAVALSLLLWPTEALAWGIGIHLQLGSHILDKLHLLPAALQTLLMAHPQDFLYGCISADITIGKKFTHYLNHCHSWRLGRKILAASVTDRQKACAYGYITHLAADTIAHSYFVPFKMVRSFNTVMLNHAYWELRFEAEVPREVWSIARNLARLDFRENDTMMRSVLADTIFSFNTNKRIFNSLLLLNRLQQWQKVLRSLSSTSRFELPETSRREYFGLACEAAESVLMLMDESPYWKADPTGERAIAAARMIRKNLHLLWLEGKISDAEAQAIVNGLKQRFREGIIRPKEVLDLLSNA